The following are from one region of the Aequoribacter fuscus genome:
- a CDS encoding alpha-amylase family glycosyl hydrolase: MNLLKTSAIITLMMGLVACETNEPVPQISSYEPKSYSSVQHAEWLKNAVIYQLNTRQFTEEGTFNAAAKHLPRLKALGADIVWLMPIHPIGEENRKGTVGSPYSVRDYFGVNPDLGTEADFRAFVKEAHSLGLKVILDWVANHSAWDNPMRFEHPDWYEKDYKGDFRPTPWWDWSDIIDLDYSQPGLRKTMTEAMKYWVEEFDIDGYRCDVAGFVPLDFWENVRAELDLIKPVFMLAEWESRDMHRAAFNATYAWSLQEAMHDIVSGKAKNLAPLYVYYSWNESAYPREAMRMIGVSNHDMNAWEGTPFERYGDGLKPAIVLSVVGEGIPMIYGGQEAGNDKRLAFFEKDSIEWREHEIGDLYRQLFKLKHENNALWNAQWGARMVHVPNSEADRVLTFVRQNEEHKVFAVINFSDEPAEFTMDGTLFPDSYTEYFTGEQVALEQGKPMLIEPWGYRVYLR, encoded by the coding sequence ATGAACCTACTCAAGACAAGCGCCATAATCACACTGATGATGGGCTTAGTTGCCTGTGAAACCAATGAGCCTGTGCCTCAAATATCCTCGTACGAGCCCAAGTCTTACTCGTCGGTACAACACGCAGAGTGGCTAAAGAATGCGGTGATTTACCAGCTCAATACTCGACAGTTTACTGAGGAGGGAACGTTTAATGCAGCAGCTAAGCATTTGCCCCGATTAAAAGCGCTTGGAGCGGACATTGTTTGGTTGATGCCTATTCATCCCATTGGTGAGGAGAACAGAAAAGGCACTGTAGGTAGCCCTTATTCCGTCAGAGACTATTTTGGTGTTAATCCCGATCTTGGTACTGAGGCCGATTTTCGCGCCTTTGTTAAAGAAGCGCACAGTTTGGGACTTAAAGTGATTCTTGACTGGGTGGCTAACCATTCGGCGTGGGATAACCCCATGCGGTTTGAACATCCTGACTGGTATGAAAAAGACTACAAGGGTGATTTTAGGCCCACACCCTGGTGGGATTGGTCAGATATTATTGATTTAGATTATTCTCAACCAGGCTTACGTAAAACGATGACCGAAGCGATGAAGTACTGGGTTGAGGAATTTGATATCGATGGTTATCGGTGCGATGTGGCAGGATTTGTACCGCTGGATTTCTGGGAGAATGTGCGTGCAGAGCTCGACCTGATCAAGCCAGTTTTCATGTTGGCTGAGTGGGAGTCGCGCGATATGCATCGAGCTGCATTCAACGCCACTTATGCTTGGTCTTTGCAGGAAGCTATGCACGATATTGTATCTGGCAAAGCTAAGAATCTAGCACCTTTGTATGTTTATTATTCGTGGAACGAGAGCGCTTACCCGCGTGAAGCCATGCGAATGATTGGTGTCAGTAACCACGATATGAATGCGTGGGAGGGAACGCCATTCGAGCGCTACGGTGACGGTCTTAAGCCTGCCATCGTGTTATCGGTTGTCGGTGAAGGGATACCGATGATTTACGGTGGGCAAGAAGCGGGTAATGACAAGCGGCTAGCATTTTTCGAGAAAGATTCAATCGAATGGCGTGAGCACGAAATTGGGGACTTGTATCGGCAGCTATTTAAACTAAAGCACGAAAATAATGCTCTGTGGAATGCCCAATGGGGGGCTCGCATGGTGCATGTGCCAAACTCAGAGGCTGACCGCGTACTAACGTTCGTGCGTCAAAACGAGGAGCACAAAGTGTTCGCAGTGATCAACTTCAGTGACGAGCCAGCTGAATTTACGATGGACGGTACGCTTTTTCCTGATAGTTATACCGAATACTTTACGGGCGAGCAGGTTGCGCTTGAGCAAGGCAAGCCAATGTTGATCGAGCCCTGGGGATATCGAGTGTATTTGAGATAG
- a CDS encoding efflux RND transporter periplasmic adaptor subunit, translating into MLKKWLKRLAPILIIAVAFAIFATLQANKPMPEKKEAQARVLQVYTTPAALESTFFDVYAQGEVKARTAINLAAQVGGRVEWVSNQFIPGGFVRAGEPILRLEAIDYQLALNQAEASLANATVLLEKAEADADVARKQLVGVKNPSPLALKIPQVKEAKASVKAAQASVERARLNLERTTVSLPYDARITGVNVQVGQVIAAGQALAAAFSIDEVMVRLALKQEALGSLGLPIGFVAEANNEPSVTFSTEIAGTGYQWTGKLTHIEANIDQATRMVHATATLKNPYDKANTSKGMPMAVGLYVDAHIQGRQVDQMITIPRSALRPGNRVFIIENDTLQVADVTVAHSNEEKAYISQGLVAGAQIITSPIRNPIAGMAITSIKPGVPAESESAE; encoded by the coding sequence ATGTTGAAAAAATGGCTAAAACGTCTTGCTCCCATTCTGATAATTGCAGTTGCTTTTGCAATATTCGCAACACTGCAAGCGAACAAACCGATGCCAGAGAAAAAAGAAGCTCAGGCCAGAGTTTTACAGGTCTACACCACACCTGCGGCCTTGGAGTCGACCTTCTTCGATGTCTATGCCCAGGGCGAAGTCAAAGCACGCACAGCCATCAATTTGGCCGCGCAAGTGGGCGGCCGAGTTGAGTGGGTATCTAATCAGTTCATCCCGGGCGGCTTCGTTCGGGCCGGCGAACCCATACTGCGACTTGAAGCCATAGATTACCAGCTGGCGCTAAACCAAGCGGAAGCGTCACTGGCCAACGCTACAGTGTTATTAGAAAAAGCTGAAGCCGATGCGGATGTCGCCCGCAAACAACTGGTAGGGGTTAAAAACCCATCACCCTTGGCTCTGAAAATTCCACAAGTGAAGGAAGCCAAGGCGTCGGTCAAAGCGGCGCAGGCATCAGTAGAGCGCGCTCGTTTAAATTTGGAGCGCACCACGGTAAGCCTACCCTACGACGCACGTATTACTGGCGTCAATGTTCAGGTGGGCCAGGTTATCGCTGCCGGTCAAGCATTGGCAGCGGCATTTTCCATCGATGAAGTCATGGTAAGACTTGCATTGAAGCAAGAGGCGCTCGGCTCACTGGGCTTACCCATCGGCTTCGTTGCTGAAGCCAACAACGAACCCTCAGTCACCTTCTCAACCGAGATTGCCGGTACAGGCTATCAATGGACAGGTAAACTTACCCACATAGAAGCCAATATCGATCAGGCGACCCGTATGGTGCATGCCACCGCAACCCTTAAAAACCCGTACGATAAGGCGAACACCAGTAAGGGCATGCCGATGGCGGTCGGGCTGTATGTCGATGCTCACATTCAAGGTCGCCAAGTCGACCAAATGATCACGATCCCACGCTCAGCACTCAGGCCCGGAAACCGTGTATTCATCATCGAGAACGACACGCTTCAGGTAGCAGATGTTACGGTCGCCCATTCAAATGAAGAGAAAGCCTACATAAGTCAGGGCTTAGTGGCGGGCGCACAAATCATCACTTCACCTATTCGAAACCCAATAGCAGGTATGGCAATCACCTCTATCAAGCCCGGCGTACCCGCTGAATCGGAGTCTGCAGAATGA
- a CDS encoding efflux RND transporter permease subunit codes for MKALIAWWTRNPVAANLLMAGILIAGWLGFNNMEREVFPAVKVNQATVEVSWRGASAQDVEEQVIARIEEALEDLDSVYRVYATAYEGYANVRVATYPYVEIETFVNDVKNAVDSVTSFPRDIENPRVKRLEFREEMIRVALYGDHSERELTRLAEELRQELAALPYTSLVELFGARNEEVTIEISESALREYGLTFSEVANAIRSSSLNTSSGSVRTDVGTFSIKTRNLADTADDFGNVIIRQTPDFGTVLLKDVATIIDGFEENELLATVNGQPTVLLQVKATEEMQVVKASDAVTEWVDTRRKTLPEGLDLMIWFDTADIYKSRMETIGSSAYMGLILVFVILIATLRPRVALWVTGGIAVAFMGTFAFLPSADVSFNVISTFAFLLVLGIVVDDAIVVGESIHAHSEASGGGDNAAINGTYAVSKPVIFAVLTTILAFAPWFFVSGETAQITRQLSIVITLALTFSLIEVFLILPSHLRNLKPRDTTKWFAKYQTKIEHAIVSFANVQYRAVINAAIRHRYITLSFFVGLFIVSIGVFSSGWVKFNFMPQVENEQIYVSVDLPAGTPWERSLEVLEQLQDAERRLVKEVETQGAANGEEVQLIEGWYTRSRWDNVLAIIRLAPPETRALSAREAAERFQELVGDVPDAEAISVNYTLNDGNPRVTYMLRGNDLETLRSASLDIQSQLRTYQDAFFIRDSQRGEREEIRLNLKPTATAMGLTLAEVSRQVRQAYYGEEIQRLPREVGDVRVMVKYPKALRENLGSLDEFRIRTPMGNSVPLASVAEFEVGAGVQRIERRDGQRVIYVSADVTADAMSTIGKDMRENFIPALEPKYPTVKFGQGGSQEEEAEFLGEIQALYIVAMFMMYALIAVAFRSYWLPMLIMTAIPFGFMGAIYGHLLFGIPLALFSYFGIGAAAGVVVNDNLVLVDYIGRLREQGKSAVDAVIESGVNRFRPILLTTVTTFVGLMPIMAERATSAQFLKPAVLSLAFGVLFALFVTLLLVPALYMIGDDWRNRAKKVKQLAVETYTDN; via the coding sequence ATGAAGGCGCTAATCGCGTGGTGGACACGAAACCCCGTTGCCGCCAATTTGTTAATGGCCGGCATATTGATCGCCGGGTGGCTTGGATTCAACAACATGGAACGCGAAGTATTCCCTGCTGTAAAAGTCAATCAGGCGACTGTCGAAGTCTCGTGGCGAGGAGCCAGCGCTCAAGATGTCGAAGAGCAAGTTATTGCGCGCATAGAGGAAGCCCTAGAAGATCTGGATAGCGTCTATCGTGTATACGCCACAGCGTACGAGGGCTACGCCAATGTGCGCGTTGCAACTTACCCCTACGTTGAAATCGAAACGTTTGTTAATGACGTAAAGAACGCGGTCGACTCGGTGACGTCCTTCCCGCGCGACATCGAAAACCCGAGAGTTAAGCGCCTAGAATTCCGCGAAGAAATGATCCGAGTCGCGCTCTACGGCGACCATAGTGAGCGGGAGCTGACGCGGCTTGCAGAGGAGCTGCGGCAAGAGCTGGCCGCTCTACCTTACACCTCGCTCGTTGAACTGTTCGGAGCTCGCAATGAAGAAGTCACCATAGAGATTTCTGAATCGGCCCTAAGAGAGTATGGCTTAACCTTCAGTGAGGTTGCCAACGCCATTCGCAGCTCATCGTTGAATACCTCTTCCGGCAGTGTTCGCACCGATGTCGGCACATTTAGTATTAAAACCCGGAACCTTGCCGACACTGCCGATGACTTCGGCAATGTCATCATCCGCCAAACTCCTGACTTCGGCACGGTACTCCTAAAAGACGTTGCAACGATCATTGATGGCTTTGAAGAGAACGAATTGCTTGCGACTGTAAACGGCCAGCCCACCGTTTTACTGCAGGTCAAAGCCACGGAAGAGATGCAGGTTGTAAAAGCCAGCGATGCGGTAACCGAGTGGGTAGATACGCGTAGAAAGACTCTACCAGAGGGTTTGGACCTAATGATTTGGTTCGACACAGCAGACATCTACAAAAGCCGTATGGAAACCATTGGCAGCTCCGCTTACATGGGTTTGATATTGGTCTTTGTCATATTAATCGCGACCCTGAGACCCCGCGTCGCCTTGTGGGTGACTGGGGGTATCGCAGTTGCCTTTATGGGGACATTCGCATTTTTACCCTCGGCCGATGTCTCGTTCAACGTGATATCAACCTTTGCCTTTTTGCTGGTGCTAGGAATTGTGGTGGACGATGCGATTGTAGTCGGTGAAAGTATTCACGCTCACAGCGAAGCGAGCGGAGGGGGCGACAACGCGGCGATCAACGGCACATATGCGGTCTCTAAACCCGTAATTTTTGCGGTACTCACCACCATCCTCGCCTTCGCCCCATGGTTTTTCGTGTCTGGCGAAACAGCTCAGATCACACGCCAGCTGTCCATTGTGATCACTTTAGCGCTGACCTTCAGCTTAATTGAAGTGTTTTTAATTTTGCCGTCTCATCTGCGCAATCTAAAACCTAGGGATACGACAAAGTGGTTTGCGAAGTACCAAACGAAAATCGAGCACGCAATCGTAAGCTTCGCTAACGTGCAATATCGAGCGGTTATAAACGCCGCTATTCGTCATCGCTATATCACCCTATCATTCTTCGTTGGCTTATTTATCGTCAGCATTGGCGTCTTCAGCAGCGGCTGGGTCAAATTTAACTTCATGCCCCAGGTAGAAAATGAGCAGATCTACGTTAGTGTAGACCTACCCGCCGGCACTCCTTGGGAGCGCTCACTCGAAGTTTTGGAGCAGCTTCAGGATGCGGAGCGGCGCCTTGTCAAGGAAGTCGAGACGCAGGGGGCCGCTAATGGTGAAGAAGTTCAGTTAATCGAAGGCTGGTATACGCGCTCTCGATGGGACAACGTACTGGCGATTATTCGTCTTGCCCCACCCGAAACACGTGCCCTATCAGCACGCGAAGCCGCCGAGCGTTTTCAAGAGTTGGTCGGCGATGTTCCCGATGCCGAAGCGATTTCGGTGAACTATACCCTGAACGATGGCAACCCACGAGTTACATACATGTTGCGGGGTAATGACTTGGAAACCCTGCGATCCGCGAGTCTGGACATTCAATCACAACTTAGAACCTATCAAGACGCCTTCTTCATTCGCGACAGCCAGCGTGGCGAACGCGAAGAAATTCGCCTTAACTTGAAACCGACCGCAACCGCAATGGGCTTAACGCTCGCTGAGGTGTCGCGACAAGTTCGACAGGCCTACTACGGTGAAGAAATTCAACGGCTGCCACGTGAAGTCGGCGATGTTCGGGTTATGGTTAAGTATCCAAAAGCGCTGCGCGAAAACTTGGGGTCACTGGACGAGTTTCGTATTCGCACGCCAATGGGTAATAGCGTCCCGCTGGCCTCAGTGGCTGAGTTCGAGGTCGGAGCCGGAGTTCAGCGCATTGAACGCCGAGACGGTCAGCGTGTGATTTATGTCTCAGCCGACGTGACCGCTGATGCCATGAGCACTATTGGCAAAGACATGCGCGAAAATTTCATTCCTGCCCTGGAACCAAAGTACCCCACCGTAAAATTTGGTCAAGGCGGCTCACAGGAGGAAGAAGCCGAATTCTTGGGTGAAATCCAAGCCCTGTATATTGTAGCAATGTTCATGATGTATGCGTTAATCGCCGTAGCGTTCAGAAGTTACTGGTTACCCATGCTGATTATGACGGCGATACCTTTCGGGTTTATGGGAGCCATTTACGGTCATTTGCTGTTTGGTATTCCCTTAGCACTGTTCTCGTACTTTGGCATAGGCGCCGCAGCCGGCGTTGTGGTTAATGACAACCTCGTTCTGGTGGATTACATCGGCAGGCTTCGCGAGCAGGGCAAATCAGCCGTAGACGCCGTCATTGAATCGGGAGTGAATCGCTTCAGACCCATCTTATTGACGACGGTAACCACCTTCGTCGGCTTGATGCCGATCATGGCAGAGCGCGCCACCAGCGCTCAGTTTCTAAAGCCCGCAGTATTATCGCTGGCCTTTGGCGTGTTATTCGCTTTGTTTGTCACTCTGTTACTGGTACCCGCGCTCTACATGATCGGTGACGATTGGCGCAATAGGGCTAAGAAGGTCAAGCAACTCGCGGTTGAAACATACACTGACAACTAA
- a CDS encoding serine hydrolase domain-containing protein, with protein sequence MNIAIITSTCRSHLRGVIGIALISALILACSSQEQARELTHKVLKDEVIGKEAYPFLLVYIETASGEVLVSESVASEAFFAPTETPKVDDWMRIWSMTKLVTTVLTLDLIEDGVISLEDEVISYLPELADLRVAVPRSGGTMTEASASGYVLGSETNNIATDACDFELLPLLRPMTIRDLMLHTAGFYYATTGIPCLDEAQAQLHLPLAKSTDDWLARISTLPLIQQPGDDYYYGLNTSVLGFLLERASGKTLQTLLEQRITNPYNIEGLSFRLPKNVELPPRTSGRDGTLRLARDRELDIFGGEQPPYGPDTTLFLGGEGLVATAPGFAKFLRVVFFPELNNLRPLLDPDSVTAMTSAQINKNEWGAMGYTLWISSGLRADGSFSRAGLWTGGGYEGTRYWIDPEQQQVGVIMTQVFMPPTEGVAIDERIRDILENQR encoded by the coding sequence ATGAACATCGCTATCATCACCTCAACATGTCGTAGTCATCTGCGGGGCGTAATCGGTATCGCGTTGATATCTGCTCTCATTCTAGCCTGCTCATCGCAAGAACAGGCTAGAGAACTCACTCATAAAGTACTCAAGGATGAGGTAATCGGCAAAGAGGCCTATCCTTTCCTGTTGGTCTATATCGAGACGGCTTCAGGCGAAGTGCTTGTCTCTGAATCAGTTGCTAGCGAGGCGTTTTTTGCGCCAACAGAGACGCCCAAAGTCGATGACTGGATGCGAATTTGGTCGATGACAAAATTAGTCACAACTGTTCTAACCTTGGATCTTATTGAAGACGGCGTAATTAGCCTTGAGGATGAGGTTATATCTTATCTGCCAGAATTAGCTGACCTGCGAGTTGCAGTTCCTCGCTCAGGGGGGACAATGACTGAAGCATCGGCCTCAGGCTACGTGCTTGGTAGTGAGACAAATAACATAGCAACTGATGCCTGCGACTTTGAGCTGTTACCTCTGTTGCGACCGATGACCATTCGTGACCTTATGTTACACACAGCGGGCTTTTATTACGCAACAACCGGTATACCATGCCTCGACGAGGCGCAAGCTCAGTTGCACCTTCCCTTGGCAAAGAGCACTGATGATTGGTTGGCTAGAATTTCGACATTACCTCTGATCCAGCAGCCCGGTGACGATTATTATTATGGGCTAAACACAAGCGTTTTAGGTTTTCTGCTCGAACGCGCGAGTGGTAAGACCCTTCAAACCCTCTTGGAACAGAGAATCACAAACCCTTACAACATAGAGGGGCTTTCCTTTCGGTTACCCAAGAACGTCGAGCTACCGCCCAGAACCTCGGGGCGAGATGGCACCTTAAGGCTGGCTAGAGACCGAGAACTTGACATCTTTGGTGGCGAGCAGCCACCCTACGGCCCAGACACGACGCTCTTTCTGGGAGGGGAGGGTCTTGTCGCCACGGCACCGGGATTCGCAAAATTTCTTCGCGTCGTGTTTTTCCCGGAGCTGAACAATCTGCGGCCGCTGCTAGATCCAGATTCCGTGACAGCAATGACCAGCGCTCAGATTAATAAAAATGAGTGGGGCGCGATGGGTTATACCCTCTGGATCTCAAGTGGACTTCGCGCGGATGGCTCATTCAGTCGAGCAGGGCTGTGGACAGGAGGTGGGTACGAAGGAACCCGTTATTGGATTGATCCTGAGCAACAACAAGTTGGCGTTATCATGACCCAAGTATTCATGCCGCCTACAGAGGGCGTGGCGATCGATGAACGGATACGAGATATCCTCGAGAACCAAAGGTGA
- a CDS encoding glycoside hydrolase family 43 protein, whose protein sequence is MAFLSTTLNGAVNASDAGFTNPILRGGYPDPSICRKGDDFYVVNSSFEYFPGLPIHHSKDLINWELIGYGLHRPEQASSAVNLVDVQSDGGIHAPSIRCHNDRYYIITTNVYSPPEPGVPTQMVNFVITADDPAGPWSQPHVIEGAPGIDPDLFFESDGTVWYVGNHAPENPAFQGEGEIWLQQLDPTEWKLIGERYFLWRGALKGAIWAEGPHIYKKDGRYYLLIAEGGTSFDHAVTVASSDSLTGPYIGNSRNPILTSRHLSYDNWVNSTGHADLVELDDGRWFAVALGIRSDIARRSNMGRESHLIPVIWEEEPYEWKAEKLTWPVFAPSSGRVERENPSPFPGTRQNKPSTFVDNFDQANLKLDWNFRRVPKPGLFSLQAREGFLRLYADAALPRNRGRASLMGIRQTESDFEYIAEMKFEPLHEGSQAGITLFQKDDNYMRFTVEQTDSGYRLAVHVREARSEYENSLETLELTDYQGRIQLRIDSSKSSYALAYSLDEGKTWAEVASVPGDKFISQGYTGAYLGLFALSQQNQPGDFADFDWVKYAPRPRF, encoded by the coding sequence ATGGCATTTCTGAGCACTACGCTGAATGGCGCTGTGAATGCCAGCGATGCCGGGTTCACAAACCCGATTTTACGCGGCGGCTATCCTGACCCAAGTATTTGCCGCAAGGGTGACGATTTTTATGTGGTTAATTCGTCGTTTGAATATTTCCCTGGGTTACCTATTCACCACAGCAAAGATCTAATCAATTGGGAACTTATCGGCTATGGATTGCATCGCCCAGAGCAAGCCAGTTCGGCAGTGAATTTAGTGGACGTACAGTCTGACGGCGGTATCCATGCGCCCTCAATCCGCTGTCACAACGATCGCTACTACATCATCACGACGAATGTGTATTCCCCTCCTGAGCCCGGTGTGCCGACTCAAATGGTCAATTTTGTGATCACAGCTGATGATCCGGCGGGTCCTTGGTCACAACCGCATGTTATTGAGGGTGCGCCTGGTATTGATCCTGATTTGTTTTTCGAGAGCGACGGAACGGTTTGGTATGTCGGAAATCACGCTCCAGAGAACCCTGCCTTTCAAGGCGAGGGTGAGATTTGGTTGCAACAGCTTGATCCAACGGAATGGAAGCTGATCGGAGAACGCTATTTTTTATGGCGCGGTGCTCTCAAAGGTGCGATTTGGGCAGAGGGTCCGCACATCTACAAAAAAGACGGTCGTTACTATCTATTGATCGCCGAGGGCGGTACCAGCTTTGATCACGCAGTAACCGTCGCGTCCAGCGATTCTCTTACTGGCCCCTATATTGGCAATAGCCGCAATCCAATTTTAACGTCACGTCATCTAAGCTATGACAACTGGGTTAACAGCACCGGACATGCCGATTTGGTGGAGTTGGACGATGGCCGTTGGTTCGCTGTTGCCCTAGGTATTCGCAGCGATATTGCTCGACGCTCAAACATGGGTAGAGAGTCGCACTTGATTCCCGTAATTTGGGAGGAGGAACCTTACGAATGGAAAGCTGAAAAGCTGACATGGCCAGTTTTTGCCCCTTCGAGTGGTCGCGTAGAAAGAGAAAACCCTAGTCCCTTTCCCGGGACACGCCAGAACAAGCCTTCCACGTTTGTTGACAATTTTGACCAAGCGAACTTAAAACTCGACTGGAACTTTAGACGGGTTCCAAAACCCGGTTTGTTCTCACTACAAGCCCGCGAGGGTTTTCTGAGGCTCTATGCTGATGCGGCGTTACCTCGTAATCGTGGTCGAGCTAGTTTGATGGGTATTAGGCAAACCGAAAGCGATTTTGAGTACATTGCGGAGATGAAATTTGAGCCGCTTCATGAAGGCTCCCAAGCAGGAATAACTCTGTTCCAGAAAGACGATAATTATATGAGATTCACAGTAGAGCAAACGGACAGTGGTTATCGGCTTGCTGTTCATGTGCGAGAGGCCCGATCAGAGTACGAGAACAGTCTTGAGACCCTTGAGCTTACAGACTATCAGGGGCGAATCCAGCTTCGAATTGACTCGAGTAAGTCTTCCTATGCTCTCGCCTACTCTCTGGATGAGGGGAAAACTTGGGCCGAGGTGGCCTCCGTACCAGGTGATAAGTTTATCAGCCAGGGCTATACAGGAGCCTACCTCGGTTTGTTTGCCCTAAGTCAGCAGAATCAACCCGGGGATTTTGCCGACTTCGATTGGGTGAAGTACGCCCCGAGACCTCGTTTTTAA
- a CDS encoding NUDIX hydrolase — translation MSSRKSAQLNRPSSSSNEIQALSIDNVIFGLDSSQLKVLLVRQRDPRHEGKWALPGGWIRYDEHLRSAASRLLNELTGISDLYLEQLKTFGRVDRFPGERVITVAYYALVSADSYQLVTQEEDVNWHTIGEVSELVYDHNEILAEALTHLRREVRYRPIGLKLLPQKFTLLDLQNLYEAVLGVRLDKGNFRRKVLRSGLLLPCDEKQTGVAHRAATFYRLNQSAYDELVDHGFPVQSLV, via the coding sequence ATGTCCTCAAGAAAATCCGCACAATTAAATCGCCCCAGCAGTTCATCGAATGAGATCCAAGCGCTGTCCATCGATAACGTTATCTTTGGGTTAGATTCTTCGCAGTTAAAGGTCTTATTAGTGCGTCAGCGAGACCCAAGGCATGAGGGGAAGTGGGCTTTACCTGGCGGCTGGATTCGCTACGACGAACATTTGCGCAGCGCTGCATCAAGGCTGCTAAATGAACTCACGGGCATTAGTGACCTCTATCTCGAACAATTAAAAACCTTTGGCAGAGTCGACCGTTTCCCCGGTGAGCGTGTGATTACTGTTGCCTATTATGCGCTCGTCAGTGCAGACAGTTATCAGTTAGTGACCCAAGAAGAAGACGTCAATTGGCACACGATCGGCGAGGTCAGTGAGTTGGTGTACGACCACAATGAAATTTTGGCAGAAGCTCTAACACATCTGCGCCGAGAAGTTCGATACCGGCCAATTGGGCTCAAGCTGTTACCGCAAAAATTCACGCTGCTGGATCTGCAGAATCTTTATGAGGCAGTCCTTGGTGTGCGGCTAGACAAGGGAAATTTCAGACGCAAGGTATTGCGGTCAGGTCTTTTACTGCCGTGTGATGAAAAACAAACAGGTGTGGCTCATCGAGCGGCCACTTTTTATCGTTTAAATCAATCTGCCTATGACGAACTGGTCGATCACGGCTTTCCAGTTCAGTCGTTGGTGTAA
- a CDS encoding IS3 family transposase yields MVDELKAQYGLQNLLKATRLAKSVYYYHRNALKKPCSDSELKSQITSIYHKHKGRYGYRRITCALRAMGLVINHKRVQRLMAVLGLKSKVRPKRYRSYRGDVGSIAENVLNRDFTAQRPNQKWVTDVTEFKVNNQKVYLSPVIDLFNQEVVSYEVRKSLALPLVTDMLRRATRKLEAHEKPIVHSDQGWQYQNRLYKRHLDENGLKQSMSRKGNCLDNAVAENFFGILKSEMYHGEVFNSADELIESIKEYIDYYNNERIKLKLKGLSPIQYRNQALVAA; encoded by the coding sequence GTGGTCGATGAGCTCAAGGCGCAATATGGCTTACAGAATTTGCTGAAGGCGACGCGGTTAGCTAAAAGCGTGTATTACTATCATCGTAATGCACTAAAAAAGCCGTGTAGCGACAGTGAATTAAAATCACAAATAACTAGCATCTACCATAAGCACAAAGGGCGGTATGGCTATCGAAGGATAACCTGCGCACTGAGGGCGATGGGGCTGGTCATCAACCATAAACGCGTGCAGCGCCTGATGGCGGTCTTAGGTCTCAAGTCGAAGGTAAGGCCGAAACGTTACAGGTCTTACAGGGGCGATGTAGGAAGCATCGCAGAGAACGTACTTAATCGTGATTTTACCGCACAAAGACCCAACCAAAAATGGGTTACTGATGTGACGGAATTCAAAGTGAATAACCAGAAGGTTTATTTATCGCCGGTGATTGACTTGTTCAACCAGGAGGTAGTGAGCTACGAGGTGCGTAAGTCTCTCGCATTACCCTTGGTAACCGATATGCTGAGACGTGCAACACGCAAGCTGGAGGCACATGAAAAACCAATTGTTCATTCTGACCAAGGGTGGCAGTACCAAAATAGGCTGTATAAGCGTCACCTTGACGAGAACGGCTTAAAACAGAGCATGTCGAGAAAAGGCAATTGTTTAGACAATGCCGTTGCAGAGAACTTCTTCGGCATATTAAAAAGCGAAATGTATCACGGTGAGGTCTTCAACAGCGCAGACGAACTGATTGAAAGCATTAAGGAATACATCGACTATTACAACAACGAACGCATTAAGCTGAAACTAAAAGGCCTGAGTCCGATACAATATCGAAATCAGGCCTTGGTCGCCGCTTAG
- a CDS encoding transposase has product MSKHNRAFKLKLAKLAQSIPSREVGKRYGVASSLVRYWSQVYSINGADSFKHPHQPYSLKFKAHVLTTMTVNGWSLSYTSAHFDLSSQGILFQWHKLYAQEGLSRLTPRKNSRPNMTEHSTTLKPSAEMTEKELREELDYLRAENAVLKKLEALAQARKKKAKKRP; this is encoded by the coding sequence ATGTCCAAACACAATAGAGCTTTTAAGTTAAAGCTCGCCAAACTTGCTCAATCTATCCCTTCCAGGGAGGTGGGCAAGCGCTATGGGGTAGCATCCAGCCTCGTTCGATACTGGTCGCAGGTATACAGCATAAATGGTGCTGATAGTTTTAAGCACCCACATCAACCGTATTCACTTAAATTTAAAGCCCACGTACTGACAACGATGACGGTGAATGGCTGGTCTCTAAGCTATACCAGTGCCCACTTTGATTTGTCGAGTCAGGGCATATTATTTCAATGGCACAAGCTTTATGCTCAGGAAGGACTATCTCGCCTCACTCCCCGGAAAAATAGCAGGCCTAACATGACTGAGCACTCTACAACGCTTAAACCCTCAGCAGAAATGACTGAAAAAGAACTCAGAGAGGAATTGGATTATTTGCGGGCGGAGAATGCAGTCTTAAAAAAGTTAGAAGCCTTGGCTCAGGCCAGAAAGAAAAAAGCAAAGAAAAGACCCTAG